A part of Streptomyces sp. NBC_00557 genomic DNA contains:
- a CDS encoding META domain-containing protein — translation MILAPAATVLAALTLACGSGKADSGAVTVQQSVTGINWRVDSLTVGGTTRHAPASARLRIDTDGKAAGNLGCNQFSARATVHGDRITLGDLRTTRMACGPERMDFERALARALTTGTLTARTDHGKLTLTDGDGDRIHLSGNAPG, via the coding sequence ATGATCCTCGCGCCGGCGGCCACCGTGCTCGCCGCGCTCACGCTGGCGTGCGGCAGCGGGAAGGCGGACAGTGGTGCGGTGACCGTCCAGCAGTCCGTGACCGGCATCAACTGGCGGGTCGACAGCCTCACCGTCGGCGGTACGACCCGGCACGCGCCCGCCTCCGCACGCCTGCGCATCGACACGGACGGCAAGGCGGCCGGCAACCTCGGCTGCAACCAGTTCAGCGCGCGGGCCACCGTCCACGGCGACCGCATCACCCTCGGCGATCTGCGCACCACCAGGATGGCCTGCGGCCCGGAGCGGATGGACTTCGAACGCGCCCTCGCGCGCGCCCTCACCACCGGCACGCTCACCGCCAGGACGGACCACGGGAAACTCACGCTCACGGACGGCGACGGCGACCGCATCCACCTCAGCGGCAACGCGCCCGGATGA
- the purF gene encoding amidophosphoribosyltransferase, whose amino-acid sequence MPRGDGRLNHDLLPGEKGPQDACGVFGVWAPGEEVAKLTYFGLYALQHRGQESAGIAVSNGSQILVFKDMGLVSQVFDETSLGSLQGHIAVGHARYSTTGASVWENAQPTFRATAHGSIALGHNGNLVNTAQLAEMVADLPNDNNSRSTRVAATNDTDLLTALLAAQVDEDGKPLTIEEAAHQVLPKVRGAFSLVFMDEHTLYTARDPQGIRPLVLGRLERGWVVASETAALDIVGASFVREIEPGEFVAIDENGLRSSRFAEAKPKGCVFEYVYLARPDTDIAGRNVYLSRVEMGRRLAKEAPVEADLVIATPESGTPAAIGYAEASGIPFGAGLVKNAYVGRTFIQPSQTIRQLGIRLKLNPLKEVIKGKRLVVVDDSIVRGNTQRALVRMLREAGAAEVHIRISSPPVKWPCFFGIDFATRAELIANGMTIEEIGTSLGADSLAYISIDGMIEATTIAKPNLCRACFDGEYPMELPDPELLGKQLLETELAAGPAATAAADAIRRP is encoded by the coding sequence GTGCCACGTGGTGACGGTCGACTCAATCACGATCTGCTTCCCGGCGAGAAGGGCCCCCAGGACGCTTGCGGCGTCTTCGGTGTCTGGGCTCCGGGTGAAGAGGTCGCAAAGCTCACGTACTTCGGGCTCTACGCCCTCCAGCACCGGGGTCAGGAATCCGCGGGAATCGCGGTCAGCAACGGCTCCCAGATCCTCGTCTTCAAGGACATGGGCCTGGTCTCCCAGGTCTTCGACGAGACCTCGCTCGGCTCGCTCCAGGGTCACATCGCGGTCGGTCACGCCCGCTACTCGACCACCGGCGCCTCCGTGTGGGAGAACGCCCAGCCGACGTTCCGCGCCACCGCGCACGGCTCGATCGCGCTCGGCCACAACGGCAACCTGGTCAACACGGCGCAGCTCGCCGAGATGGTCGCCGACCTGCCGAACGACAACAACAGCCGCTCCACCCGGGTCGCGGCCACCAACGACACCGACCTGCTGACGGCACTGCTCGCCGCCCAGGTCGACGAGGACGGCAAGCCGCTCACCATCGAGGAGGCGGCCCACCAGGTCCTTCCCAAGGTGCGGGGCGCCTTCTCGCTCGTCTTCATGGACGAGCACACCCTCTACACCGCCCGTGACCCGCAGGGCATCCGCCCGCTGGTGCTCGGCCGGCTGGAGCGCGGCTGGGTGGTCGCCTCCGAGACCGCCGCCCTGGACATCGTGGGCGCCAGTTTCGTCCGCGAGATCGAGCCGGGCGAGTTCGTCGCCATCGACGAGAACGGCCTGCGCAGCTCCCGATTCGCGGAAGCGAAGCCCAAGGGCTGTGTCTTCGAGTACGTGTACCTGGCCCGCCCGGACACCGACATCGCCGGCCGGAACGTGTACCTCTCCCGCGTGGAGATGGGCCGCCGGCTCGCCAAGGAGGCCCCGGTCGAGGCCGACCTGGTCATAGCGACCCCGGAGTCGGGCACCCCGGCCGCCATCGGCTACGCGGAGGCCTCCGGCATCCCCTTCGGCGCGGGCCTGGTGAAGAACGCCTACGTCGGCCGGACCTTCATCCAGCCCTCGCAGACCATCCGCCAGCTCGGCATCCGCCTGAAGCTGAACCCGCTGAAGGAAGTCATCAAGGGCAAGCGCCTGGTCGTCGTCGACGACTCGATCGTGCGCGGCAACACCCAGCGGGCCCTGGTCCGCATGCTGCGCGAGGCCGGCGCCGCCGAGGTCCACATCCGGATCTCCTCGCCGCCCGTGAAGTGGCCCTGCTTCTTCGGCATCGACTTCGCCACCCGCGCGGAACTGATCGCCAACGGCATGACCATCGAGGAGATCGGCACCTCGCTCGGCGCCGACTCGCTCGCCTACATCTCCATCGACGGCATGATCGAGGCGACCACCATCGCCAAGCCGAACCTGTGCCGCGCCTGCTTCGACGGCGAGTACCCGATGGAGCTGCCGGACCCGGAGCTGCTCGGCAAGCAGCTGCTGGAGACCGAGCTGGCGGCCGGTCCCGCCGCCACGGCCGCGGCCGACGCGATCCGTCGCCCGTAA
- a CDS encoding maleylpyruvate isomerase family mycothiol-dependent enzyme, translated as MPPATKRARSYDPARTRAAVFAQFLNVREAVRRLGPEQLARTTRLGGWTVRDLVVHIGMALTAIHRALDLPEPPKADAVLLDWPFATAANSAAIDEFTRRLAAEHADLDAYLADVGQSLRALLDEHPGSRILGTSAGSMSLDDYLVTRTVELVVHTDDLNAAVPGLEVPYDRQALAAATRLLADALAVKAPGGSTEVRVPPYAVVQCVEGPRHTRGTPPNVVETDPLTWIRLATGRLGWKEALEEAKVSASGERADIGGLLPLMA; from the coding sequence ATGCCACCGGCCACCAAGCGCGCCCGCAGCTACGACCCCGCCAGAACCCGGGCAGCCGTCTTCGCCCAGTTCCTGAACGTGCGAGAGGCCGTGCGGCGTCTCGGTCCCGAGCAGCTCGCCCGGACCACGCGGCTCGGCGGGTGGACCGTACGCGACCTCGTCGTGCACATCGGCATGGCGCTGACCGCGATTCACCGGGCGCTCGATCTGCCGGAGCCGCCGAAGGCGGACGCCGTGCTGCTCGACTGGCCCTTCGCCACCGCGGCCAACTCCGCCGCCATCGACGAGTTCACCCGGCGCCTCGCCGCCGAGCACGCCGACCTCGACGCCTATCTCGCGGACGTCGGGCAGTCCCTGCGTGCCCTCCTCGACGAGCACCCCGGCAGCCGGATTCTCGGGACGAGTGCCGGTTCCATGTCCCTGGACGACTACCTGGTCACCCGTACCGTCGAGCTGGTCGTCCACACCGACGACCTGAACGCCGCCGTCCCGGGCCTCGAGGTGCCGTACGACCGCCAGGCCCTGGCCGCCGCCACCCGGCTGCTCGCCGACGCGCTCGCCGTGAAGGCGCCCGGCGGCTCCACCGAGGTGCGGGTGCCGCCGTACGCGGTGGTGCAGTGCGTCGAGGGGCCCCGGCACACCCGGGGAACCCCGCCGAACGTCGTGGAGACCGACCCGCTGACCTGGATCCGGCTCGCCACCGGCCGCCTGGGCTGGAAGGAGGCCCTGGAGGAGGCCAAGGTGAGCGCGAGCGGGGAGCGCGCGGACATCGGGGGGCTGCTGCCGCTGATGGCGTGA